A region from the Pelobates fuscus isolate aPelFus1 chromosome 3, aPelFus1.pri, whole genome shotgun sequence genome encodes:
- the LOC134602022 gene encoding olfactory receptor 6C3-like, giving the protein MNIINQTIVTEIILLGFWDFPNLKTTILLFLPLFLIVTVSGNIMIIWLVVSNSSLQSPMYFFLTQLSISDLLVTTVIVPNTLYVIYNEGGTMSFPGCIIQFYFFACSETTEYLLLSAMGYDRYLAICYPLRYSSFMNHMLCIKLAIIIWLLGFSVQLILIISIIQLQFCGSNVIDHFFCDLSPLLELSCSDTNIIEMEIIILCVPFTFTPLLSIVVFYVYIVQVALAISITNGRSKVFSTCSSHLIVVSIFYGSLTGIYVHPAKKKSMVANKIASLLYTVLTPMINPIIYSLKNRDIKKALKKCVAL; this is encoded by the coding sequence ATGAATATCATAAATCAAACTATTGTCACTGAGATTATTCTCCTTGGATTTTGGGATTTTCCAAATTTAAAGACAACTATTTTACTTTTCCTTCCTCTTTTTCTTATTGTGACCGTAAGTGGAAATATTATGATCATTTGGCTGGTGGTGTCTAACAGCAGTCTCCAGTCTCCTATGTACTTCTTCCTAACACAATTGTCCATTTCTGATTTACTTGTAACTACAGTCATTGTCCCCAATACACTTTATGTTATATATAATGAAGGGGGCACTATGTCTTTTCCAGGTTGCATcattcagttttatttttttgcttgctCTGAAACCACAGAGTATTTACTCCTATCTGCAATGGGTTATGACAGGTATCTGGCCATCTGTTACCCTCTGAGATATAGTTCTTTCATGAATCATATGTTATGCATTAAATTGGCTATCATCATTTGGCTTTTAGGATTTTCTGTGCAACTCATTTTAATAATATCAATAATTCAACTTCAGTTTTGTGGCTCAAATGTTATTGATCATTTTTTTTGTGACCTTtccccacttttagaactttcttGTTCAGACACCAACATTATTGAAATGGAAATTATCATATTGTGTGTTCCATTTACGTTTACTCCTCTATTAagtattgttgttttttatgtgtatattgtCCAAGTGGCACTTGCAATTTCAATCACAAATGGAAGGTCAAAAGTCTTCTCCACTTGTAGCTCCCACCTCATTGTGGTTTCTATATTCTACGGCAGCCTAACAGGAATTTATGTACATCCagccaaaaaaaaatctatggttGCCAATAAAATTGCATCCTTGTTATACACTGTGTTAACTCCTATGATTAATCCAATCATATACAGTCTGAAAAATAGAGATATTAAAAAAGCTTTGAAAAAATGTGTTGCTTTATGA